In Rhodococcus sp. OK302, one genomic interval encodes:
- a CDS encoding mycofactocin-coupled SDR family oxidoreductase, with product MSADRYTGKVAFITGAARGQGRAEAVRLAQEGADIIAVDACVTFGSTAYDGATEEDLAETVELVKALDRRIVATKTDVRDFAALSAALDAGIAELGRLDVVVANAGICSANMSWEITPEQWQETLDVNLTGVFHTAKAAIPHLIKQGTGGSIIFTSSVAGLRGLPFLGHYVASKHGVTGLAKTMASELGQYNIRVNTIHPHGVATGMLVNDMNPLIAANAGTLGPIFMGTLPDPVSQPEDIAAAVAFLGSDEAHHITGIAMPLDLGTLIR from the coding sequence ATGTCCGCAGATCGGTACACCGGCAAGGTCGCATTCATCACGGGAGCCGCACGTGGTCAGGGCCGCGCCGAAGCAGTTCGCCTCGCGCAGGAAGGCGCCGACATCATTGCCGTCGACGCGTGCGTCACGTTCGGCTCGACTGCGTATGACGGTGCCACCGAGGAAGACCTCGCTGAGACTGTCGAACTGGTCAAGGCGCTCGACCGTCGAATCGTCGCCACGAAGACCGACGTCCGTGACTTCGCGGCACTGTCCGCTGCGCTCGATGCCGGTATCGCCGAGCTCGGCCGCCTCGACGTCGTCGTCGCCAACGCCGGAATCTGTTCTGCCAACATGTCCTGGGAGATCACGCCCGAGCAGTGGCAGGAAACGTTGGACGTGAACCTGACCGGCGTCTTCCACACCGCCAAGGCCGCGATTCCGCACCTCATCAAGCAGGGCACCGGTGGATCGATTATTTTCACCAGCTCCGTCGCCGGCCTTCGTGGCCTCCCCTTCCTCGGCCACTACGTCGCCAGCAAGCACGGTGTCACCGGCCTCGCGAAGACCATGGCATCGGAGTTGGGGCAGTACAACATTCGTGTCAACACCATTCACCCCCACGGTGTGGCAACCGGCATGCTGGTCAATGACATGAATCCCCTCATCGCTGCCAACGCCGGAACCCTCGGCCCCATCTTCATGGGAACCCTCCCCGATCCCGTCAGCCAGCCCGAGGACATCGCTGCCGCTGTCGCCTTCCTCGGATCCGACGAGGCACACCACATCACCGGCATTGCCATGCCGCTCGATCTGGGTACCTTGATTCGCTGA
- a CDS encoding NADP-dependent oxidoreductase: protein MTKTVVAQTYGTPEILKLIDVEVPSPGPGEVLVDVKAIGVNPFDYKLYSGAFGTDPSKLPIHLGGEAAGIVSAIGENVTTVAVGDEVIVSPGNGLYAEQVVVPATSLTPKPASISWEQAAGLLLVGGTAVDALDTIRVDSGDTVLIHGASGGVGALAVQLAVARGATVIGTAGPSNQEYVRSLGATPVLYGDGLETRVRELGSVDAAFDTAGTDEAVDTSLALVADKSRIVTIVAFGRAQEDGFRSVGGGTPESAQARLNARAGLAELAGSGRLNVKIAKTFPLSDAAEAHTELQNSHPAGKFILIP, encoded by the coding sequence ATGACCAAAACTGTTGTAGCGCAGACATACGGAACCCCCGAAATTCTGAAGCTGATCGACGTGGAGGTTCCGTCGCCCGGGCCAGGGGAAGTACTGGTCGACGTCAAAGCAATCGGCGTCAATCCTTTCGACTACAAGCTTTACAGCGGCGCATTCGGAACCGACCCGAGTAAGTTGCCCATTCACCTCGGCGGTGAGGCCGCTGGAATCGTCTCGGCGATCGGCGAAAACGTCACCACTGTTGCCGTCGGCGACGAGGTAATCGTCAGCCCCGGGAACGGCCTGTACGCCGAACAGGTAGTTGTCCCGGCTACGTCACTCACACCGAAACCGGCCTCGATCAGTTGGGAACAGGCCGCTGGCCTCCTCCTCGTTGGCGGGACAGCCGTCGACGCACTCGACACGATCCGGGTTGACTCTGGCGACACCGTCCTGATCCATGGCGCATCCGGTGGTGTCGGAGCACTAGCGGTTCAACTTGCGGTAGCCCGCGGCGCCACCGTGATCGGAACAGCCGGACCCTCCAATCAGGAGTACGTCCGCTCTCTGGGCGCGACGCCGGTCCTCTACGGCGACGGACTCGAAACGCGAGTTCGCGAATTGGGTTCTGTCGATGCCGCTTTCGACACCGCGGGCACGGACGAAGCCGTCGACACCTCCCTGGCGCTGGTGGCGGACAAATCTCGCATCGTCACGATCGTGGCATTCGGACGCGCCCAGGAAGACGGCTTCCGCTCCGTCGGTGGAGGAACTCCGGAGAGCGCGCAGGCACGCCTGAATGCGCGGGCTGGACTGGCCGAGCTTGCCGGATCCGGACGTTTGAATGTGAAGATAGCTAAGACTTTTCCGCTTTCCGATGCCGCAGAGGCACACACCGAATTACAGAATTCGCACCCAGCCGGAAAATTCATCCTGATTCCGTAA
- a CDS encoding putative Ig domain-containing protein has product MTVLDRLRPSQRRSRTTAAFGTAALALTMTIGGAIGTAAAAPDGVPVSPAGHITGWGYNNAGQATGLSGDFTAVSAGGSHSLALTNDGHIKTWGDTTRSQANNAPTDGGYTAISAGSSHSLALTADGHIKTWGATSWGQADGIPTDSGYTAISAGQDHSLALSADGHIKNWGAQTTGAPTDSGYTAISAGGNHSLALTADGHITQWGNNDYRQADGMPTNGGYTAISAGGNHSLALTNDGHITIWGDVTMGQRWDAPTDGGYIAISAGTWYSTALTADGQIVTWGLNDVGQAAAGIGHTAISAGGAHVLALNPLSAPTVTGTPPAGSIDQPYSYAFTVTGYPAFTVTSTGTLPEGLILTEAGVLSGTPTKTGSFTFTVMASNSEGEANPLPVTVEITEAALPSTGSLDFLGPIFGS; this is encoded by the coding sequence GTGACTGTTCTCGATCGGCTACGTCCATCCCAGCGACGGTCCCGCACCACTGCGGCATTCGGCACTGCTGCGCTCGCACTCACGATGACTATCGGTGGTGCGATCGGTACTGCCGCCGCGGCACCGGACGGGGTGCCGGTATCACCCGCCGGGCACATCACGGGTTGGGGATATAACAACGCCGGGCAGGCCACCGGACTTTCCGGCGATTTCACCGCCGTCTCCGCGGGCGGCTCGCATTCCCTCGCGCTGACTAACGACGGCCACATCAAAACCTGGGGAGACACCACCCGCAGCCAGGCCAACAACGCGCCGACCGACGGTGGCTACACCGCGATTTCCGCCGGCTCCAGCCATTCCCTCGCACTCACCGCCGACGGCCACATCAAGACCTGGGGAGCCACCAGTTGGGGTCAGGCCGACGGCATCCCGACCGACAGCGGCTACACCGCCATCTCCGCCGGTCAAGACCATTCTCTCGCACTATCCGCCGACGGCCACATAAAGAACTGGGGCGCGCAGACCACCGGCGCACCCACCGACAGCGGCTACACCGCGATCTCCGCCGGCGGCAATCATTCCCTCGCACTCACCGCCGACGGCCACATCACCCAATGGGGAAACAACGACTACAGGCAGGCCGATGGAATGCCGACTAACGGCGGCTACACCGCCATCTCCGCCGGCGGCAATCATTCCCTCGCACTCACCAACGACGGCCACATCACCATCTGGGGAGATGTCACCATGGGGCAGCGCTGGGACGCACCCACTGACGGCGGCTACATCGCGATATCGGCTGGCACCTGGTACTCCACCGCGCTCACCGCCGACGGCCAGATCGTCACCTGGGGACTCAACGACGTCGGGCAGGCAGCCGCCGGTATCGGCCACACCGCTATCTCTGCCGGCGGCGCACATGTCCTCGCGCTGAACCCGCTGTCGGCTCCCACCGTCACCGGGACACCGCCGGCCGGTTCGATCGACCAGCCTTACAGTTACGCCTTTACCGTGACCGGATACCCCGCCTTCACTGTCACCTCCACCGGGACATTGCCTGAAGGACTGATACTCACCGAGGCCGGAGTGCTGTCCGGAACCCCCACCAAGACAGGATCATTCACCTTCACCGTCATGGCCTCCAACAGCGAGGGCGAGGCCAATCCCTTGCCGGTTACCGTCGAGATCACCGAAGCCGCCCTTCCGTCGACCGGGTCTCTCGATTTCCTCGGCCCAATTTTCGGATCCTGA
- a CDS encoding EamA family transporter produces MDLRVRAGVGLAVVSMLCVQLGLAVSVGLIDQLGADGAAWLRLAWAGVVLLLIVRPRPSAFTRNAFLACLVLGVVTAAMTLLFMAAVERLPLGTASALEFLGPLTLALIRGRGRILWPVLAGIGVVFLTEPWAGTVDLLGVAYALGAALCWALYILLTQRVGDEVAGINGLAVSMAVAGLVATVAVGSSAVDRLTPHLILVGLGLAILLPVVPFALEMVSLRRLSAAAFGTLMSLEPAFAQLIGFVVLHQVPSLLAVAGIGCVVVAGVGAARGGGRKQAEVAQAVQPPESERTYLSSP; encoded by the coding sequence ATGGATCTTCGAGTGCGCGCCGGCGTCGGTTTGGCTGTTGTATCGATGCTGTGTGTTCAGCTCGGCCTCGCGGTGTCGGTCGGTCTGATCGACCAGCTGGGCGCCGACGGAGCCGCGTGGCTGCGACTTGCGTGGGCGGGAGTCGTCCTTCTACTCATCGTCAGGCCACGGCCGTCGGCATTCACTCGAAACGCTTTTCTAGCCTGCCTGGTTCTGGGTGTTGTCACCGCAGCAATGACGCTCTTGTTCATGGCGGCTGTCGAGCGTCTTCCGTTGGGTACCGCAAGTGCATTGGAGTTCCTGGGGCCACTGACCCTTGCACTGATCCGTGGCCGCGGCCGAATCCTCTGGCCGGTACTGGCAGGCATCGGCGTCGTTTTTCTGACCGAACCGTGGGCGGGAACCGTCGATCTGTTGGGTGTTGCCTACGCGCTCGGCGCCGCACTGTGTTGGGCTCTGTACATTCTGCTCACCCAACGTGTTGGCGACGAGGTGGCAGGGATTAACGGCTTGGCTGTCTCGATGGCCGTGGCCGGGTTGGTGGCGACAGTTGCCGTGGGTTCGTCAGCCGTCGATCGTTTGACACCGCACCTCATCCTGGTGGGCCTCGGACTCGCGATTTTGCTGCCCGTCGTTCCCTTTGCCTTGGAAATGGTTTCGCTGCGAAGGCTCTCAGCAGCGGCGTTCGGGACCCTGATGAGTCTGGAACCCGCCTTCGCGCAGTTGATCGGTTTTGTTGTGCTGCACCAGGTGCCGAGCCTCTTGGCGGTGGCCGGAATTGGGTGCGTAGTCGTGGCCGGCGTCGGCGCAGCACGCGGCGGTGGGCGTAAGCAGGCCGAGGTTGCGCAGGCGGTGCAACCACCCGAATCTGAGCGAACGTACCTTTCGTCGCCTTAG
- a CDS encoding LysR family transcriptional regulator produces the protein METRRLHLLLELSRLGSMRAVAETHNLTTSTVSQQLAALTAEIGTQLIEPEGRRVRLTPAGQRLADHAVTILAALEAAWLDLDPDAEPVGTLRVGGFATAIRTALLPVVRELGRTHPTVDVVMSEFEPLEAFALLERDDLDLALTYDYNLAPASPSPLLEAIPLWSTSWGLGIPDNTTVSHAELGSYAETPWIVNSRNTADERAVRTLASLAGFTPRITHQIDSLDLVERLILDGHGVGLMPAERKTRPGVRIMPLTEPPVILTAYAVTRRGRSSWPPLRLVLDRLMKYR, from the coding sequence ATGGAAACACGTCGGCTGCACCTTCTGCTCGAACTTTCACGCCTCGGATCCATGCGCGCAGTTGCCGAAACACACAACCTGACCACGTCGACGGTGTCGCAGCAACTGGCCGCTTTGACTGCCGAAATCGGCACTCAGTTGATCGAACCAGAAGGTCGACGCGTTCGTCTCACTCCCGCGGGACAGCGGCTCGCCGACCATGCGGTCACGATTCTTGCAGCGCTCGAAGCAGCGTGGCTCGATCTCGATCCAGACGCCGAACCCGTCGGGACTTTGCGCGTCGGCGGGTTTGCGACCGCGATCCGAACAGCACTTCTTCCCGTTGTTCGGGAGCTTGGTCGCACACATCCCACCGTGGATGTCGTGATGAGTGAGTTCGAACCACTGGAGGCATTTGCGCTACTCGAACGCGACGACCTCGATCTCGCGTTGACCTACGACTACAACCTCGCGCCCGCATCACCGAGTCCGCTCTTGGAGGCGATCCCCCTGTGGTCGACGTCCTGGGGTCTGGGAATTCCCGACAACACGACGGTGTCACACGCCGAACTCGGCTCATACGCCGAGACTCCGTGGATCGTGAACTCGCGGAACACCGCCGACGAACGAGCCGTCCGCACTCTGGCATCTCTGGCGGGGTTCACACCGAGGATCACTCATCAGATCGACAGTCTCGATCTGGTCGAACGGCTGATCCTCGACGGACACGGCGTTGGACTCATGCCCGCCGAACGCAAAACCCGCCCGGGCGTACGGATCATGCCGCTCACCGAACCACCTGTCATCCTCACGGCCTATGCCGTGACACGACGCGGAAGATCGTCGTGGCCTCCGCTTCGGCTCGTACTCGATCGACTGATGAAGTACCGCTGA
- a CDS encoding PLD nuclease N-terminal domain-containing protein, with translation MPYALFGLITMLLWIFCIVDAITRDDAYIQHLPKVVWILVIIFLPTLGSVLWLIVGRGHNAPVGYVGPTGYGEYERPGRALAQDPAADEEFLRQCRERAEAQRRIGKQQRLDGEAGGA, from the coding sequence GTGCCTTACGCATTATTTGGACTGATCACGATGTTGCTGTGGATCTTCTGCATCGTGGACGCCATCACTCGCGATGATGCGTACATCCAGCACTTGCCCAAAGTTGTGTGGATTCTCGTGATTATCTTCCTTCCCACCTTGGGTTCGGTTCTGTGGCTGATCGTCGGGCGCGGGCACAACGCACCGGTTGGATACGTCGGACCAACCGGATACGGCGAATACGAACGTCCGGGGCGGGCATTGGCACAGGATCCGGCTGCCGACGAAGAGTTCTTGCGCCAGTGCCGTGAGCGAGCCGAGGCGCAGCGTCGGATCGGCAAGCAGCAGCGCCTCGACGGCGAAGCCGGCGGCGCCTGA
- a CDS encoding TetR/AcrR family transcriptional regulator codes for MPRVSEKRHYSSQVRTDAARRTRELIRDAGAALFVEKGYVGATAKDIASAAGVAPRTVFTAYPGGKLEIFEAALAHALDADLDTSDSGVRTNASDPDDVRRLVSQIVEQGIGLLERAGMLMMVAVESSGADADMRRLALETSDQSSVNAMSIAEGLAEHGLIRRDISVEKAAGVLTALVSPQLHQQLRRTSGWGIDDYRSWLEFNIRANLMY; via the coding sequence GTGCCCCGCGTGAGCGAGAAACGGCACTACAGTTCGCAAGTGAGGACCGATGCAGCCCGTCGAACGCGTGAGTTGATCCGCGACGCCGGTGCTGCGCTCTTTGTCGAGAAGGGCTACGTCGGGGCGACAGCCAAGGACATTGCCTCAGCCGCGGGAGTTGCGCCGCGAACAGTGTTCACTGCGTATCCGGGTGGCAAGCTCGAGATTTTCGAAGCTGCGTTAGCGCATGCGCTCGACGCGGACTTGGACACATCGGATTCCGGTGTGCGTACCAACGCGTCGGATCCCGATGACGTTCGCAGGCTGGTGTCGCAGATCGTCGAACAAGGCATCGGACTGCTCGAGCGTGCGGGCATGTTGATGATGGTGGCGGTGGAATCGTCGGGAGCCGATGCAGATATGCGTCGGCTGGCTCTCGAGACGTCCGACCAGTCGTCGGTCAATGCGATGTCGATTGCCGAAGGGCTTGCAGAACACGGGCTGATCCGTCGTGACATCTCGGTGGAGAAGGCAGCCGGAGTGCTCACGGCACTGGTCTCGCCTCAACTGCATCAGCAACTTCGTCGCACCAGTGGGTGGGGTATCGACGACTATCGAAGCTGGCTCGAGTTCAATATTCGCGCCAATCTTATGTACTAA
- a CDS encoding DUF1918 domain-containing protein, whose protein sequence is MHAQVGDRLHVQGRVVGQAETSAEVIEVHGENGAPPYLVRYDDGHEVLVFPGSDGWIDHPKK, encoded by the coding sequence ATGCATGCCCAGGTAGGTGATCGTCTACATGTACAAGGTCGGGTTGTCGGTCAGGCCGAGACGTCGGCCGAAGTAATCGAAGTGCACGGGGAGAACGGTGCTCCGCCGTATCTTGTGCGCTACGACGACGGCCATGAAGTTTTGGTGTTTCCGGGCAGTGACGGTTGGATAGATCATCCGAAGAAATAG
- a CDS encoding MFS transporter: MALHSAPETSPVTPLAPATRRSSRLITLILCLSGTVVALQQTMVIPLLPDFPKILGVSSDNASWLVTVTLLTSAVATPIVSRLADMFGKRRMMLISMTMIVIGSLIAAVGGTFLTLLIGRALQGFAISMIPVGISIMRDELPKEKVASATALMSATLGIGSALGLPLSGFIFEQFGWEAIFWLSAVVGVLLIVAVAVVIPESSVRTRGKFDFLGAILLSIALTSLLLAISKGARWGWTSEPTILMFGLGFAVLALWFPYELRVTQPMVDLRTSAKRPVLLTNVASALVGFSMYANNLSTTQQLQMPKISGYGFELGVMAAGLCMIPAGLAMVFFAPVSAKITKGFGAKITLMVGGAVLALAYVARVFLTGSIPLIVISAAVVSIGTAIAYSAMPMLIMRSVPITETASANGLNSLLRSVGTSMSSAVVAAMLTAMVIPSGPGEGLPALGAFKNIFWLAALAAVGAVIAAAFIPRYGAKPESALPPVTPEGFEIPSAENEIVVAGRVVRDDQRPVKQAVVTVMDIDGQPIDWSRADNEGVFSLALPEPGRYLVITSADGWSPTSQVLHFDDAQSTHTVTLGQRLTISGTVSVDGLSIAGTIVTLTKPTGEFIASTLTDETGYYGIALPASGRYILTALAPGGAGSQARQIAVIAQSTSVDFNVPLDEALAPTRA; encoded by the coding sequence TTGGCACTGCACTCAGCACCTGAGACATCCCCCGTCACTCCGCTCGCCCCGGCCACCCGCCGTTCCAGTCGACTGATCACGCTGATCCTGTGCCTATCCGGAACTGTCGTTGCACTACAGCAGACCATGGTGATTCCGCTACTCCCCGACTTCCCCAAGATTCTCGGAGTCAGCTCGGACAACGCGTCGTGGCTTGTCACCGTGACTCTGTTGACCAGTGCAGTGGCAACGCCGATCGTGTCGCGACTCGCGGACATGTTCGGGAAACGCCGAATGATGTTGATCTCGATGACGATGATCGTCATCGGGTCACTGATCGCCGCTGTCGGCGGCACGTTTCTCACGCTCCTCATCGGACGCGCATTACAAGGGTTCGCGATCTCGATGATCCCGGTCGGCATCAGCATCATGCGCGACGAACTGCCCAAGGAAAAGGTCGCGTCGGCAACCGCCTTGATGAGTGCGACTCTCGGAATCGGTAGTGCCCTGGGTCTACCACTGTCCGGCTTCATCTTCGAACAGTTCGGATGGGAAGCGATCTTCTGGCTCTCGGCCGTGGTCGGTGTACTTCTGATAGTCGCAGTCGCCGTGGTCATCCCGGAATCGAGTGTCCGAACCCGCGGGAAATTCGATTTCCTAGGTGCCATCCTGCTCTCCATTGCCCTGACCTCCCTCCTTCTGGCGATCTCCAAAGGTGCGCGCTGGGGTTGGACCAGTGAGCCGACAATCCTGATGTTCGGCCTCGGATTCGCTGTACTCGCGCTGTGGTTCCCATACGAACTTCGCGTGACCCAACCCATGGTCGATCTACGAACATCGGCAAAACGGCCGGTCCTGCTGACCAACGTTGCCTCCGCTCTGGTCGGATTCTCGATGTACGCCAACAACCTTTCGACGACGCAGCAGTTGCAGATGCCCAAGATCTCCGGCTACGGGTTCGAACTCGGCGTCATGGCAGCCGGTCTGTGCATGATTCCCGCGGGCCTCGCGATGGTCTTCTTTGCGCCTGTCTCCGCCAAGATCACCAAAGGGTTCGGCGCCAAGATCACGCTGATGGTCGGCGGCGCAGTCCTCGCCCTCGCATACGTCGCCCGTGTTTTCCTCACCGGTTCGATTCCGTTGATCGTGATCAGTGCTGCCGTCGTGAGTATCGGTACCGCCATCGCGTATTCGGCAATGCCGATGCTGATCATGCGGTCTGTGCCGATCACCGAAACCGCGTCGGCCAACGGTCTCAATTCACTACTGCGCTCGGTCGGTACTTCCATGTCCAGCGCCGTGGTCGCGGCCATGCTCACCGCGATGGTCATCCCCTCCGGTCCCGGCGAAGGGTTGCCGGCGCTCGGCGCATTCAAGAACATCTTCTGGCTCGCTGCCCTTGCCGCAGTCGGCGCAGTCATTGCAGCCGCCTTCATTCCGCGGTACGGCGCCAAACCTGAATCCGCATTGCCACCCGTCACGCCCGAGGGATTCGAAATCCCCTCCGCCGAGAATGAAATCGTTGTCGCCGGGCGTGTGGTGCGCGATGATCAGAGGCCGGTCAAGCAAGCCGTTGTCACTGTCATGGACATTGACGGTCAGCCAATCGATTGGAGCCGCGCCGACAACGAGGGCGTGTTCTCGTTGGCCCTACCGGAACCCGGACGCTACCTCGTGATCACCAGCGCCGACGGGTGGTCCCCCACATCGCAGGTCCTGCACTTCGACGACGCACAATCGACGCACACCGTGACGTTGGGCCAGCGGCTCACGATCTCCGGGACAGTCAGTGTCGACGGACTGTCCATCGCGGGAACCATTGTCACGCTGACCAAACCGACCGGTGAATTCATCGCCTCAACCCTCACCGATGAGACCGGGTACTACGGGATAGCGCTGCCGGCTTCCGGGCGGTACATCCTCACAGCACTCGCACCTGGCGGCGCAGGCTCACAGGCTCGGCAAATTGCGGTGATTGCGCAATCGACATCTGTCGATTTCAACGTTCCGCTGGATGAGGCACTTGCGCCGACGCGCGCGTGA
- the treZ gene encoding malto-oligosyltrehalose trehalohydrolase codes for MHTFEVWAPTPESVQVDVDGKVHEMTRAADGWWRSEIECPNDARYGFVVDGNTLPDPRSPRQPEGVHQLSQLHALDESVWTDALWTGRQLAGSSVYELHVGTFTPEGTFDAAISRLDHLVDLGVGFVELMPVNGFNGTHNWGYDGVLWYTVHEGYGGPDGLQRLVNAAHNRGLGVILDVVYNHLGPSGNYLERFGPYIADGANTWGRTVNIGGPQSGEVREYIIRNALRWMRDFHIDGLRLDAVHALVDHSGTHILEELAVRTETLSAHVGRPLTLIAESDLNDATLITPRAAGGFGLHAQWDDDIHHAIHTAVSGERQGYYADFGSLESLANTLRRGFFHAGTYSSFRGRAHGRPLDISQQAASALLAYTCTHDQIGNRAIGDRPSAYLTPGQLAIKAALVLLSPYTPMLFMGEEWGASTPFQFFTSHPEPELGAATARGRKAEFAAHGWNTDDIPDPQDPQTFLRSKLNWDELDAGPHPRLLSCYRDLLALRKKRIELTDPWLGHLHVDYDEGKQWITLRRGALQIVCNLGTDAAHVPAGGTPILWWDLPTQDETASATVVPGHSFVVLEN; via the coding sequence GTGCACACTTTCGAGGTCTGGGCGCCCACTCCAGAATCAGTTCAGGTCGACGTCGACGGCAAAGTTCACGAGATGACACGCGCCGCCGACGGTTGGTGGCGAAGCGAGATCGAATGCCCCAACGACGCGCGGTACGGATTTGTGGTCGATGGCAACACACTCCCCGACCCGCGGTCACCGCGCCAACCCGAAGGCGTGCACCAACTCTCCCAACTCCATGCGCTCGATGAATCGGTGTGGACGGACGCACTCTGGACCGGCCGCCAACTCGCTGGATCATCGGTGTACGAACTGCATGTCGGAACATTCACTCCTGAGGGAACATTCGACGCCGCGATCTCCCGCCTCGATCACCTCGTCGATCTCGGTGTCGGGTTTGTGGAACTGATGCCGGTCAACGGTTTCAACGGCACCCACAACTGGGGTTACGACGGCGTGCTCTGGTACACGGTCCACGAAGGGTACGGCGGTCCGGACGGATTGCAGCGCTTGGTAAATGCCGCCCACAATCGCGGACTCGGCGTGATCCTGGATGTCGTCTACAACCATCTCGGCCCGTCGGGCAACTATCTGGAGCGTTTCGGCCCGTACATTGCCGACGGTGCAAACACCTGGGGTCGAACCGTCAACATCGGCGGTCCGCAGTCCGGCGAAGTACGTGAATACATCATCAGAAACGCGTTGCGCTGGATGCGTGATTTCCACATCGACGGTCTGCGCCTCGACGCCGTCCATGCGCTGGTCGACCACAGCGGAACTCACATTCTCGAGGAACTGGCAGTCCGCACCGAAACACTGTCTGCCCATGTCGGCCGGCCGCTGACGCTGATCGCCGAAAGCGATCTCAACGACGCCACCCTCATCACTCCCCGAGCGGCGGGCGGATTCGGTCTTCACGCGCAATGGGACGACGACATCCACCATGCGATCCATACTGCGGTTTCCGGCGAGCGGCAGGGTTACTACGCGGACTTCGGATCTCTGGAATCACTGGCGAACACCTTGCGGCGCGGGTTCTTTCATGCGGGCACGTACTCGTCGTTCCGCGGACGGGCTCATGGCCGTCCACTCGACATTTCGCAGCAGGCCGCCAGCGCTCTGCTGGCCTACACCTGCACTCACGATCAGATCGGAAACCGTGCAATCGGCGACCGTCCCAGCGCCTATCTGACGCCGGGCCAACTCGCGATCAAAGCGGCACTCGTCCTGCTCTCGCCGTATACGCCGATGCTGTTCATGGGCGAGGAATGGGGCGCGTCGACGCCATTCCAGTTCTTCACGTCACATCCGGAACCGGAACTGGGCGCGGCTACTGCACGCGGACGCAAGGCCGAATTCGCGGCCCACGGCTGGAACACCGACGACATCCCCGATCCCCAAGACCCGCAGACGTTTCTGCGATCGAAGTTGAACTGGGATGAGCTCGACGCGGGCCCCCACCCGCGCCTTCTATCTTGCTACCGGGATCTACTTGCATTGCGCAAGAAGCGAATCGAGCTCACCGATCCCTGGCTGGGGCACCTGCACGTCGACTACGACGAGGGTAAGCAGTGGATCACGCTGCGACGCGGCGCATTACAGATCGTCTGCAATCTGGGAACGGACGCGGCCCACGTCCCGGCCGGCGGAACCCCCATTCTCTGGTGGGATCTACCGACGCAGGACGAGACCGCGTCCGCAACTGTGGTGCCCGGGCATTCATTTGTGGTACTGGAGAACTGA